Sequence from the Cellulomonas fimi ATCC 484 genome:
CGGACGAGGGCGCGGGTCCCGCGCTTGCCGCGGCGCTCGACGGCACGGGGATCGAGGTGCTGGCCGGGCCGGACGCGTCGACGACGCTCGCGGGCCGGGGCGCCGACGTGGTGCTCAACGGCATCACGGGGTCGGTGGGGCTCGGGCCGACGCTCGCGGCGCTGCGTGCGGGGAGCACGCTCGCGCTCGCCAACAAGGAGTCGCTCGTGGTCGGCGGCGCGCTCGTGCACGCCGCGCGACGCCGCGACGACCAGATCGTGCCCGTCGACTCCGAGCACTCGGCCATCGCGCAGGCCCTGCGCGGCGGGGCGCGCGGCGAGGTGCGCCGGATCGTCCTGACCGCGTCGGGCGGTCCGTTCCGCGGCTGGTCGCTCGACGACGTCAAGACGGTCACGGCGCAGCAGGCCCTCGCGCACCCGACGTGGTCGATGGGGCCGGTCGTGACCGTCAACTCCTCGACCCTGATGAACAAGGGGCTCGAGCTCATCGAGGCGCACCTGCTGTTCGGCGTGCCCGTCGACGACATCACGGTGGTCGTGCACCCGCAGTCGGTCGTGCACTCGATGGTCGAGTTCGTCGACGGCTCGACGATCGCGCAGGCGTCCCCGCCGGACATGCGCCTGCCCATCGCCCTCGGCCTGTCGTGGCCGGACCGGGTCCCGGCCGTCGCACCGCCGTGCGACTGGTCGCAGGCGACGGCGTGGACGTTCGAGCCCCTCGACGAGGAGGTGTTCGGCGCGGTGCGCCTCGCGCGGGAGGCGGTCGCCGCGTCGGCGACCCACCCGGCGGTGTACAACGCGGCGAACGAGGAGTGCGTCGACGCCTTCCTCGCGGGCCGGATCGGCTTCCTGGACATCGTCACGACCGTCGAGCGCGTGCTGCGCGAGCACGACGGGACCGCGCCCGGAGACCTCACGCTGGACGCGGTCCTCGCGGCGGAGGCGTGGGCCCGTGCCCGCGCGCACGAGGTGCTCGACCGCCGCTGACGCGACCCGCCCGGACGGGGCCGCGACGGCGGCCGGGGTCGGCTGGGGTCGGCCGGGCGGTGGGGGCGCGGCCGGGAGCGGCGTCAGCGCGGCGTGCGCACCCCGTCGGGCACGCGCACGGTGGCGTCCGCGCGCTCGGCACGCCGCCGTGCCACGGCGCCGTCCAGCACCCTCAGGGGGCCGGCCGGCCACGCGGGCGAGCGGTGCCCCACCCACGGCAGCCGCACGAGCGGGCTGTCGGCACCCGTGACGAGGTCCGCGACCGTGCGGCCCGCGAGGTTCGCCGCGGCGGCCCCGCCGGACCCGAGCCCACGGATCCACGCGACGCCGTCGTCACCGAGGCCGACCGACGGGAGCCCGTCGCGCGCGACACCGAGCGGCACCGTCCAGCACAGGCTGGCCGCGGCGCCGTCGAGCGAGCCGAACAGCGACGCGAGGGCCGCCCGCAGGCGCGCGGCCGCCCGCTCGACGTCGCGTCCCGCGGGGCCGCCCGCGCCGGCCGGCACGCCGACGGGGTCGACGAGCAGGAGCCGTCCGTCGTCGGTGCGGGCCCCCCGCACCGGCAGGGGGCGCACGTCGGTGAACGACTCCCGCCCGAGGCCGACGGCGCCCCACGCGGCGGCGTCGAGCGGCGCGGTCGTGACCGCGACGGCGTGCCGCGACGCGACCGCGCGGGCATCGCCCGCCGGTCCGGCCGACCACGCGCCGAGCGCGCGCACCGACCACCGCGTCCGGACGGTGCCCCGGTCGGTGACGACGGCACGCGGCGACACCCGCACCGCGTGCGTGCGCTCGACGACGCGTGCGCCGCGCGCGAGCACGACGTCCCGCAGCCCGCGCGCGAGCCTCGCCGGGTCGAGCCGGGCGCTGTCGTGCCCGACGAGGCCGCCCAGGACGCCGTCGGCGCCCACGAGGTCGGTCGCCTCCGCGGGCCCGAGCAGGTGCAGGTCGTCGTCGTCCGCGGCCGTGCGGGCGACGGCGGCGAGGTGCTCGAGCGCGCCGGGATGGCGGGCGAGCCACACGGTCCCCCCGTAGTCGAAGCCGCAGTCGACCTGCTCGGCGGCGGCCACGCCCCCCACCTCGACGACGGCGTCGCGCAGCGCCTGCCGCAGGGCGCGTCCGTCGGGCGGGACCTCGTCGGCCGGGACCGGGAGCACCGGGTCGGCCGTGCACCACCCGTCGCCCCGTCCCGCGGCACCGCCGCCCACGACGTCCGCCTCGACGACCAGGACGTCGAGCGCGGGGTCGGCCTCGAGCAGGTAGTACGCGGTCCACAGCCCGCTCAGGCCTGCGCCGAGGACGACGACGTCGGCGCGGGAGTCGCCGTCGAGCGGCGGGCGGGGCTCCTCCGTGGGGAGCCGGTCGAGCCAGAGAGGGTGCGTGCGGGGGACCGTCGCCATGCCCGGACGGTAGTGCCCCCCGCGGGCGGCGGCGAGGGCGGACCGTACGTCCCCGGCCCGTCGAGGTGCTCCGCGCGGGTGGCACGGGCGGAGCTGTCAGCGGCCTCCCAGCCGGGCAGGGGATGATGGGTGCCGGTCCGGGGCAGTCCCGGGCCCGTCCGCGCGCGCGGACGCGTGTCGAGGTGTGAGGGTCCGGATGGCGTACCTGCTCGGGGTGCTCGTCTTCGTCGTCGTGCTGCTCGCGTCCATCGCGCTGCACGAGGTCGGGCACATGGTGCCCGCCAAGCGCTTCGGCGTGCGCGTGAGCCACTACATGGTCGGGTTCGGGCCGACGCTGTGGTCGCGCACCAAGGGCGAGACGGAGTACGGCCTCAAGGCCATCCCGCTGGGCGGGTTCGTGCGGCTCGTGGGGATGTACGCACCCGACGAGGCCGTCGGCAACCCGCCCGCGCGCACGTGGCTGGGCCGCCTCGCCCGCGACGCCCGGCAGGCGAGCGCCGAGGAGATCCGGCCGGGGGAGGACCACCGGGCGTTCTACCGGCTCTCGACGCCCAAGAAGCTCGTCGTCATGCTCGGCGGGCCCGTGATGAACCTCGTCATCGCCGTCGTGCTGCTCGGCGTCGCCCTGTCCGCGATCGGTGCGCCGACGGGCACGAGCACGACGCTGCAGGCCGTGTACGCGTGCGTGCTGCCGTCGGACGCCCCGGCGGACCGGACCTGCACCGACGCGGACGAGCCCGCCCCCGGCGCCGCGGCGGGCATGCGCCCCGGCGACACCGTCGTGCGCTACGACGGCACCGACGTCACGTCCTGGGCGCAGCTCACCGAGCTCATCCGTGCGAGCGGCGACCAGGAGGTGCCCGTCGTCGTCGAGCGCGACGGCGCGCGGGTCGACCTGACGGTCACGCCGGTCGTGGCCGACCGCCCGCAGCTCGACGACGCGGGGGAGGCCGTCCTGGGCCCGGACGGCGAGCCGGTCATGACGCGCGTCGGGTTCCTGGGAGTGCAGCCGATGATGGCGCTCGAGCGCACGCCGGTCCTCGAGGTGCCCGGGGTCGTCGCCGAGCGCACGTGGCAGACGATCACCGTCGTGGCGACGCTGCCCGCGCGCGTCGTCGACCTCGTGCAGTCGACGTTCGGCTCGCAGGAGCGGGGCGTGGACAGCATCGTCGGGGTCGTCGGCATCGGTCGGTTCGCCGGCGAGATCGGCGCCTACGAGGGGCTCGGCGACCTCGGCCTGGAGGTCAAGGTCGTCTCCTGGCTCGAGATGCTCGCGATGCTCAACGTCGCGCTGTTCGTGTTCAACCTCATCCCGCTGCCGCCGCTCGACGGCGGGCACGTCGCCGCCGCCCTCTGGGAGGGCGCGCGCCGGCAGGTCGCACGCCTGCGGGGGCTGCCGCGGCCGGGCCCGTCGGACAGCGCGCGGCTCGTCCCGCTCGCGTACGCCGTGTTCGTGCTGCTGGGTGCGGTCGGCCTGCTGCTCGTGTACGCCGACATCGTCAACCCGGTGACGATCTGACCCGTCCCGTGCGACGGCCCGCGACCGCGCGCGGGTTCTGTGCGGGTCTCGTGGCGGGCGCCCACGACGGCCGGGGGCTGCGCGCGACGGTGCGATGATGGACGGGTGAGCACCCCGATCAGCCTCGGCATGCCGCAGGCGCCGGTCCCCGTCCTGGCCCCCCGCCGTCCCTCGCGCAAGATCCGCGTCGGCAGGGTGGAGGTCGGCGGCGACGCCCCGATCAGCGTCCAGTCCATGACCACGACGCCGACGACGGACATCAACGCCACGCTCCAGCAGATCGCCGCGCTGACGGCGTCGGGCTGCGACATCGTGCGCGTCGCCGTGCCCAGCCAGGACGACGCGGACGCACTGCCCGCCATCGCCCGCAAGTCCCAGATCCCCGTGATCGCCGACATCCACTTCCAGCCGAAGTACGTGTTCGCCGCGATCGACGCGGGGTGCGCGGCCGTCCGCGTGAACCCCGGCAACATCCGCAAGTTCGACGACCAGGTCAAGGAGATCGCCCGCGCCGCGACCGACGCGGGCGTCTCGATCCGGATCGGCGTCAACGCCGGCTCGCTCGACCCGCGCCTGCTCGCGAAGTACGGCAAGGCCACGCCCGAGGCGCTCGTCGAGTCCGCCGTGTGGGAGGCGTCGCTGTTCGAGGAGCACGGCTTCCACGACTTCAAGATCTCGGTCAAGCACAACGACCCGGTGGTCATGGTCCGCGCGTACGAGCTGCTCGCCGAGGCGGGCGACTGGCCGCTGCACCTCGGCGTCACCGAGGCGGGCCCGGCGTTCCAGGGCACGATCAAGTCCGCGACGGCGTTCGGCGCGCTGCTGAGCAAGGGCATCGGCGACACCATCCGCGTGTCGCTGTCCGCGCCTCCCGTCGAGGAGGTCAAGGTCGGCATCCAGATCCTGCAGTCGCTGAACCTGCGCCCGCGCAAGCTCGAGATCGTGTCGTGCCCGTCCTGCGGGCGTGCGCAGGTCGACGTCTACACGCTCGCGGAGAAGGTCACCGCCGGCCTCGAGGGCATGGAGGTCCCGCTGCGCGTGGCCGTCATGGGGTGCGTCGTCAACGGCCCCGGCGAGGCGCGCGAGGCCGACCTCGGCGTCGCGTCGGGCAACGGCAAGGGGCAGATCTTCGTCAAGGGCGAGGTCATCAAGACCGTCCCGGAGTCGCTCATCGTCGAGACCCTCATCGAGGAGGCCATGCGGCTCGCCGAGTCGATGGACCCGGTCGAGGCCGGCCAGGGCGGGCCCACGGTCTCGGTCGGCTGACGTCGGCGGCGCGCCACGTCGAAGCGGTTCGGTCGCCGACGGGACCGCCCGCCCGCCGTGGTGCACAATCCGTGTCATGGGTTCTCGGCGCGCGGTGCTGCTCGACGAGCGGGCAGGGGGCCGCGTCCTGGGGGACGTGGACCTGCAGGCGGCGCTCGCGGTCTGCGCCCGTGCCCCCGTCGCCGCGGTGCTGGCCACGACGCGCCTCGAGCAGGCGGTCGCGGGCGGCCTGCGGACCGCCGGCGGGTCGTTGTGGGGCTTCGAGCACGAGGGTGAGCTCGTGGCCGTATGCTGGGCCGGCGCCAACCTCGTCCCGGTCGTCCCCGTGCGCGACCCCCGCGTCGCGCAGCGGGCCCTCGACGCGTTCGCCGGGCTCGCGCGCGCCCAGGGGCGGCGGTGCTCCTCGATCGTCGGCGCCGCCGAGCCCGTCCTCGGGCTGTGGGACCGGCTGAGCACCGTCTGGCCCGCCGCGCGCGAGGTCCGCGCCGTGCAGCCCTCGATGGTGATCGACCACCCGCCCGCGGTGACGCCCGACCCGCAGGTGCGCCGCTCGCGTGCGGACGAGTACGGGCTCGTCCTGCCCGCCTGCATCCGGATGTTCACCGAGGAGGTCGGCTACTCGCCCGCGGGTGGCCCGAACGGCCCGTACGAGACACGCGTGCGCGGGCTCATCGCCGCGGGACGCTCGTTCGTGCGCGTGGAGCGCGAGGACGGGCGCCGCGGTCCCCGGGACACGGTCGTGTTCAAGGCCGAGCTGGGCGCCGTCGCGGGCGGCGTGGCCCAGGTGCAGGGCGTCTGGGTGACCCCCGAGCGGCGCGGTGAACGGCTTTCGGAGACCGGCATGGCGGCGGTCGTCGAGCTCGCGCGCACGGCGGACACCCCCGTCGTGTCGCTCTACGTGAACGGGTACAACCACCGCGCGGTCGCGGCGTACACGGCCGTGGGGTTCCGCCGGGTCGGCACGTACGCCACCGTGCTCTTCTGACGCCGGCCGACGGCGCGCCGCCGGCTGTCGCCGTGCGGTCGGGCAGCCGGCGCCGCCCAGGTCCCTACCTCCGCGGCCCGGCGCTCAACGCAGCAGCCGCGACATCCGGCGGTCGGCGAGCGGCTTGCCGCCCGTCTGGCAGGTCGGGCAGTACTGCAGCGACGAGTCCGCGAAGGACACCTCGTGCACCGTGTCGCCGCACGGCACCCCGTCCCACCCCGGGCACGCCTCGCCCGTGCGGCCGTGCACCCGCATGCCGCGGCGCTTGGCGTCCTTGAGCTCCGCCGCCGGCCGGCCCGACGCGGCCTCGACGGCCTCCGTGAGCACCTGCCGGATCGCCGCGTACAGCGTCGCCGTGCGGTCGGCGTCGAACGACCGGGTGGGCGCGAACGGGCTCATCCGGGCCGCGTGCAGGATCTCGTCGGAGTAGGCGTTGCCGATGCCCGCGATCGTGCCCTGGTCCCGCAGGAGGCCCTTGACCTGCTGGTTGCGGGCCGCGAGCAGCTCCGTGAGCCGGTCCTGCGTGAACTCGTCCGACAACGGCTCGACGCCGAGCGTCGCGACCTGGGGGACGTCCGTCGGCTCGGCGACGACGTGCACCGCGAGCCGCTTGCGCGTCCCCGCCTCGGTGAGGTCGAACCCGGACCCGTCGTCGAGGCGCACGCGCAGCGCGATCGGCGACTTGCCCGGCCGCACGGGCCGGTCGGAGAGCTGGTCCGTCCAGCGCACCCAGCCCGCCCGGGACAGGTGCCAGACGAGGTGCAGCGGCTCGCCGGTCGCGGTGGCCACCATGAGGTCCAGCCACTTGCCGTGCCGCGTCACGTCGACGACGACGGCGCCGACGAGCGCGTCCGGCGGCGGGCGGAACGTCTTGAGGGCGCTGATCGCACCCACCTCGACACCGGACACGGCGTGGTCGACCGCGCGCCCGCGCAGGAACCCCGCGAGCGCCTCGACCTCGGGGAGCTCGGGCACGGGCCCATCCTGGCCGACGCCGCCCACAGGGGACAGCCCGGGGCGGCGCGAGGGCACCCCGCCGCGACCACTAGGCTCGCCCCCATGCTCCTGCGCCTGTCCACGCTGTTCGTCCGCACGCTGCGCGAGGACCCCGCCGACGCCGAGGTGGCCAGCCACAAGCTGCTCGTGCGCGCCGGCTACATCCGCCGCGCGGCCCCGGGCATCTACACCTGGCTCCCGCTCGGCCTGCGCGTGCTCGCCAAGGTCGAGGCCGTGGTGCGCGAGGAGATGGCCGCCGCGGGCGCCCAGGAGGTCCACTTCCCGGCCCTGCTGCCGAAGGAGCCCTACGAGGCGACGGGGCGCTGGACCGAGTACGGGCCGAACATCTTCCGCCTGAAGGACCGCAAGGGCGGCGACTACCTGCTCGCGCCCACGCACGAGGAGCTGTTCACGCTGCTCGTCAAGGACCTGTACTCGTCGTACAAGGACCTGCCGCTCACCCTCTTCCAGATCCAGACGAAGTACCGCGACGAGGCCCGCCCGCGTGCCGGCCTCATCCGCGGACGCGAGTTCGTCATGAAGGACGCCTACTCGTTCGACGTCGACGACGCCGGCCTCGACGCGTCCTACGCCGCTCAGCGCGCCGCGTACCAGCGCGTGTTCGAGCGGCTCGGGCTCGAGTACGTCATCGTGTCCGCGACGTCCGGCGCGATGGGGGGCTCGCGGTCCGAGGAGTTCCTGACGCCGACGGCGATCGGGGAGGACACGTTCGTGCGCTCGGCGGGCGGCTACGCCGCGAACGTCGAGGCCGTCACGACCGTCGCGCCGCCCGCGCTCGACTGGTCCGACGCGCCCGCGGCCCACGTCGAGGACACGCCCGACACCCCGACCATCGACACCCTCGTCACCGTGTCGAACGACCGCTTCCCGCGTGCGGACCGGCCCTGGACCGCCGCCGACACGCTCAAGAACGTCGTGCTCGCCCTCGTCCACCCGTCGGGCGAGCGCGAGCTGCTCGTCGTCGGCCTGCCCGGCGACCGCGAGGTCGACCTCAAGCGTCTCGAGGCAGCGCTCGCGCCCGCCGAGGTCGAGGCCGCGGGCGAGGCCGACTTCGCCGCCCACCCGGAGCTCGTCAAGGGCTACATCGGTCCCGGCGTGCTGGGTCCGAACGTGCCCGTCGCCGACGGTGCCGAGCGGACCGCGGTGCGGTACCTGCTCGACCCGCGCGTCGTCGACGGCACGCGCTGGATCACGGGTGCGAACGAGCCCGGGCGGCACGTCTACGACCTCGTCGCCGGGCGGGACTTCACCGCCGACGGGACCGTCGAGGCCGCCGAGGTGCGCGCGGGCGACCCCGCACCCGACGGCTCTGGGCCGCTCGAGCTCGCGCGCGGCATCGAGATCGGCCACATCTTCCAGCTCGGCCGCAAGTACGCCCAGGCGCTCGGGCTGACGGTGCTCGACCAGAACGGCAAGTCCCAGGTCGTGACCATGGGCTCCTACGGCATCGGCGTCACGCGCGTGCTCGCGGCGCTCGCCGAGGCCAACCACGACGACCGCGGGCTCGCGTGGCCCGCGCACGTCGCCCCCGCGCACGTGCACGTCGTCGCGACCGGCAAGGACGCGAGCGTCTTCGAGGCCGCCGAGGACGTCGCGGCGCAGCTCGTGGCGCGCGGCGTCGAGGTGCTCTACGACGACCGCCCGAAGGTCTCGCCGGGCGTGAAGTTCGCCGACGCCGAGCTGTTCGGCGTCCCGCTGGTCGTCGTCGTCGGCCGCGGGCTGGCCGAGGGTCTGGTCGAGGTGCGCCCGCGCGTCGGCGGGGAGCCCGTGCAGGTGCCCGTCGCCGACGTCGTGGAGCACGTCGCGGGGCGCGTCGCGGAGCTGCTCGCGCGCTGACGTCACCGGCCCGGCGGTCCCGGTCGACGCGTGCGTCGCGTCCGGGCCGTCGGCCGGTGACGAGGCGCCGCAGGCGCCGGACCTCGGTCGGTGCCACCACGGTCGGTGCACGGCGTCAGGCCACGGTCGGTGCCCCGGCGTCAGGCCACGGTCGGTGCCCCCCGGGCGTCAGCCCTCGGTCGGCGTGGGCGTGGGAGCCACCGCGGCGAGCTCCGGCATGCCTGGGAACGCGACCGGCGTCGCGCCCCACGTGCGGGCGCGCTCCGTGGCGGCGCGCAGCCCGTCCAGCAGGACGGCGCGGGCGCCCGGGTCCGCGCTCGCGAGCAGGTGGCCGTAGGTGTCGGCGACGCCCGTCTCGAGCGTGCGCGCGAGCGACGTCGTCACCGCCGGGTCCTCGAGACCGGCCGGGAGCGCGTAGGCGACGCGACGCGGGTCGTCGGCCGTGCCGGCCGCACCCGAGGCCTCGGCCCACCGGCTCGCCTCCTGGCGGTGCCGGGCGGCGGTGTCGCGTGCGGTCGTGCGTGCCGCGTCGGTCAGCTTGGCGGCGACCACCTCGAGCCCGTAGCCGGCCTCGTCGTGCGCGAGGGTGAGGGCGTCGAGATCGGTGCGGGTCAGCCCCGCGGGCGCGGCCTCGGCCGAGGCGTCCGCGTCGACGCCGGCATCGTCTGCGTCCGTGCCGTCCGTGCTGTCGGTGCCGTCCGTGCTGTCGGTGCCGTCCGTGCTGTCGGTGCCATCGGTGCCATCGGTGCCGTCGGTGCCCGCGGGCCGGGCGGCGAGGTCCGGCGCGGGGGCGCCCAGCGCCGTCGCGAGGCGCTGCGCGAGGTCGACGCGCGACGCCGCGACCGAGCCCACGAGCCGGG
This genomic interval carries:
- the dxr gene encoding 1-deoxy-D-xylulose-5-phosphate reductoisomerase, coding for MSARTVVILGSTGSIGTQAIDVVRRNPERFDVVGLSAGGRDVAAVARDARELGVQTVAVADEGAGPALAAALDGTGIEVLAGPDASTTLAGRGADVVLNGITGSVGLGPTLAALRAGSTLALANKESLVVGGALVHAARRRDDQIVPVDSEHSAIAQALRGGARGEVRRIVLTASGGPFRGWSLDDVKTVTAQQALAHPTWSMGPVVTVNSSTLMNKGLELIEAHLLFGVPVDDITVVVHPQSVVHSMVEFVDGSTIAQASPPDMRLPIALGLSWPDRVPAVAPPCDWSQATAWTFEPLDEEVFGAVRLAREAVAASATHPAVYNAANEECVDAFLAGRIGFLDIVTTVERVLREHDGTAPGDLTLDAVLAAEAWARARAHEVLDRR
- a CDS encoding DUF4439 domain-containing protein; amino-acid sequence: MSAPHRPPAPHLAGRRRAASAAAATVLAVALSGCGLRLETPPPVEPSPDAVEQVRGRTVDDALGLAQDARAALAAAPAEPVSAVLTDVAAFGDLHAQQLGGVYDSGLPDATPSPSATASAPTPPAVAPEAVLEELTADARTALADADTVADGPLARLVGSVAASRVDLAQRLATALGAPAPDLAARPAGTDGTDGTDGTDSTDGTDSTDGTDSTDGTDADDAGVDADASAEAAPAGLTRTDLDALTLAHDEAGYGLEVVAAKLTDAARTTARDTAARHRQEASRWAEASGAAGTADDPRRVAYALPAGLEDPAVTTSLARTLETGVADTYGHLLASADPGARAVLLDGLRAATERARTWGATPVAFPGMPELAAVAPTPTPTEG
- a CDS encoding NAD(P)/FAD-dependent oxidoreductase — encoded protein: MATVPRTHPLWLDRLPTEEPRPPLDGDSRADVVVLGAGLSGLWTAYYLLEADPALDVLVVEADVVGGGAAGRGDGWCTADPVLPVPADEVPPDGRALRQALRDAVVEVGGVAAAEQVDCGFDYGGTVWLARHPGALEHLAAVARTAADDDDLHLLGPAEATDLVGADGVLGGLVGHDSARLDPARLARGLRDVVLARGARVVERTHAVRVSPRAVVTDRGTVRTRWSVRALGAWSAGPAGDARAVASRHAVAVTTAPLDAAAWGAVGLGRESFTDVRPLPVRGARTDDGRLLLVDPVGVPAGAGGPAGRDVERAAARLRAALASLFGSLDGAAASLCWTVPLGVARDGLPSVGLGDDGVAWIRGLGSGGAAAANLAGRTVADLVTGADSPLVRLPWVGHRSPAWPAGPLRVLDGAVARRRAERADATVRVPDGVRTPR
- the ispG gene encoding flavodoxin-dependent (E)-4-hydroxy-3-methylbut-2-enyl-diphosphate synthase produces the protein MSTPISLGMPQAPVPVLAPRRPSRKIRVGRVEVGGDAPISVQSMTTTPTTDINATLQQIAALTASGCDIVRVAVPSQDDADALPAIARKSQIPVIADIHFQPKYVFAAIDAGCAAVRVNPGNIRKFDDQVKEIARAATDAGVSIRIGVNAGSLDPRLLAKYGKATPEALVESAVWEASLFEEHGFHDFKISVKHNDPVVMVRAYELLAEAGDWPLHLGVTEAGPAFQGTIKSATAFGALLSKGIGDTIRVSLSAPPVEEVKVGIQILQSLNLRPRKLEIVSCPSCGRAQVDVYTLAEKVTAGLEGMEVPLRVAVMGCVVNGPGEAREADLGVASGNGKGQIFVKGEVIKTVPESLIVETLIEEAMRLAESMDPVEAGQGGPTVSVG
- a CDS encoding M50 family metallopeptidase; protein product: MAYLLGVLVFVVVLLASIALHEVGHMVPAKRFGVRVSHYMVGFGPTLWSRTKGETEYGLKAIPLGGFVRLVGMYAPDEAVGNPPARTWLGRLARDARQASAEEIRPGEDHRAFYRLSTPKKLVVMLGGPVMNLVIAVVLLGVALSAIGAPTGTSTTLQAVYACVLPSDAPADRTCTDADEPAPGAAAGMRPGDTVVRYDGTDVTSWAQLTELIRASGDQEVPVVVERDGARVDLTVTPVVADRPQLDDAGEAVLGPDGEPVMTRVGFLGVQPMMALERTPVLEVPGVVAERTWQTITVVATLPARVVDLVQSTFGSQERGVDSIVGVVGIGRFAGEIGAYEGLGDLGLEVKVVSWLEMLAMLNVALFVFNLIPLPPLDGGHVAAALWEGARRQVARLRGLPRPGPSDSARLVPLAYAVFVLLGAVGLLLVYADIVNPVTI
- a CDS encoding proline--tRNA ligase; amino-acid sequence: MLLRLSTLFVRTLREDPADAEVASHKLLVRAGYIRRAAPGIYTWLPLGLRVLAKVEAVVREEMAAAGAQEVHFPALLPKEPYEATGRWTEYGPNIFRLKDRKGGDYLLAPTHEELFTLLVKDLYSSYKDLPLTLFQIQTKYRDEARPRAGLIRGREFVMKDAYSFDVDDAGLDASYAAQRAAYQRVFERLGLEYVIVSATSGAMGGSRSEEFLTPTAIGEDTFVRSAGGYAANVEAVTTVAPPALDWSDAPAAHVEDTPDTPTIDTLVTVSNDRFPRADRPWTAADTLKNVVLALVHPSGERELLVVGLPGDREVDLKRLEAALAPAEVEAAGEADFAAHPELVKGYIGPGVLGPNVPVADGAERTAVRYLLDPRVVDGTRWITGANEPGRHVYDLVAGRDFTADGTVEAAEVRAGDPAPDGSGPLELARGIEIGHIFQLGRKYAQALGLTVLDQNGKSQVVTMGSYGIGVTRVLAALAEANHDDRGLAWPAHVAPAHVHVVATGKDASVFEAAEDVAAQLVARGVEVLYDDRPKVSPGVKFADAELFGVPLVVVVGRGLAEGLVEVRPRVGGEPVQVPVADVVEHVAGRVAELLAR
- a CDS encoding Fpg/Nei family DNA glycosylase, producing the protein MPELPEVEALAGFLRGRAVDHAVSGVEVGAISALKTFRPPPDALVGAVVVDVTRHGKWLDLMVATATGEPLHLVWHLSRAGWVRWTDQLSDRPVRPGKSPIALRVRLDDGSGFDLTEAGTRKRLAVHVVAEPTDVPQVATLGVEPLSDEFTQDRLTELLAARNQQVKGLLRDQGTIAGIGNAYSDEILHAARMSPFAPTRSFDADRTATLYAAIRQVLTEAVEAASGRPAAELKDAKRRGMRVHGRTGEACPGWDGVPCGDTVHEVSFADSSLQYCPTCQTGGKPLADRRMSRLLR
- a CDS encoding DUF4081 domain-containing GNAT family N-acetyltransferase, with amino-acid sequence MGSRRAVLLDERAGGRVLGDVDLQAALAVCARAPVAAVLATTRLEQAVAGGLRTAGGSLWGFEHEGELVAVCWAGANLVPVVPVRDPRVAQRALDAFAGLARAQGRRCSSIVGAAEPVLGLWDRLSTVWPAAREVRAVQPSMVIDHPPAVTPDPQVRRSRADEYGLVLPACIRMFTEEVGYSPAGGPNGPYETRVRGLIAAGRSFVRVEREDGRRGPRDTVVFKAELGAVAGGVAQVQGVWVTPERRGERLSETGMAAVVELARTADTPVVSLYVNGYNHRAVAAYTAVGFRRVGTYATVLF